A window from Salvelinus fontinalis isolate EN_2023a chromosome 8, ASM2944872v1, whole genome shotgun sequence encodes these proteins:
- the ttll10 gene encoding protein polyglycylase TTLL10 — protein MSSENLVEPCPQGETGVRGLPEAQLACGDNTPWVSQSQGRTQEEEVGDSGSLADNNKIQEVTSEPSEGVGKLQEDPQTGLRGNQGTSAARRSGEDGGPESISLGAAGVCLEEQCFSGSRRRSSPRGVVLLPYPERERDRRTEEPRGPGSFFFFGGGNGASIVTSYCESRGWQRIYDKTREDFKLKWCEIKSPVTYYNFKEGEQLLYQIPNNKVLTTKIGLLSSLREYDRFSSKVNHGRGLRRLKIEDFFPTTFRMDMRDEREAFFAQQEGRCDEETSMWICKPTGLNQGRGIFLLRSQEDVSAFRLKLQNIAESQCNRTLPFRLPQARIVQQYIQNPLLLKGRKFDVRSYFLIACTSPYMVFFRHGYVRLTCDLYDPNSPNLSSHLTNQYMQKKNPLYSVLKEETVWSMDRFNTYVNDKLSVAKGLPRDWVLGAFAKRMQQIMIQCFFAVKAKLDRKLGYFDLIGCDFMIDDDFKVWLLEMNCNPALHTNCEALKEVIPSTVVETLDLTLEIFNKCRCGMKLLPLASQRDFVLLYDGETAHVPVLSRRSKTAVPLQAQHPKSASTQMPFTTSRTQKTESVTSVSREKSVSENTFSPVAMTAVLVPLTGTDATDHPAPVTTHNDPSLQTGPNRPTGPAGAPRPHPTHKPSPRPLKPAQARVELRLSKCTWQRRSGNSEHRKPPDLLWVKNTFMSLSTPALTEGSRFSVRRLRATKACHPDQEQPFCYSLRPTQFRLAKPGTSGPVWTDKQDKKGEQEGGRGQEPGVDTQSAAKEEKEDKEHREEL, from the exons ATGTCATCTGAGAACTTGGTTGAGCCCTGCCCTCAGGGCGAGACAGGGGTGAGAGGGCTCCCGGAAGCCCAACTGGCCTGTGGAGACAACACGCCCTGGGTGAGCCAGAGCCAGGGAAGGacacaggaggaggaggtgggagacaGCGGGTCCCTGGCCGACAATAACAAGATACAGGAAGTGACATCAGAACCCAGTGAAGGGGTAGGCAAACTGCAGGAGGACCCACAGACAGGTCTCAGAGGTAACCAGGGGACGTCTGCAGCACGGAGGAGCGGGGAGGATggagggccag AATCCATATCTCTGGGTGCGGCAGGTGTGTGTCTGGAAGAGCAGTGCTTCAGTGGGAGTAGGAGGAGGTCTTCCCCCAGGGGGGTGGTGTTACTACCGTATCCagaaagggagagggacaggCGGACAGAGGAGCCCAGGGGCCCAGGGTCTTTCTTCTTCTTTGGAGGAGGTAACGGAGCGTCCAT AGTAACCTCCTATTGTGAGAGCAGAGGATGGCAACGAATCTACGACAAGACTAGAGAGGACTTTAAACTCAAGTGGTGCGAGATCAAATCCCCAGTCACCTATTACAACTTCAAAGAAG GTGAACAGCTCCTTTACCAGATCCCCAACAACAAGGTGCTGACCACTAAGATAGGCCTCCTTAGCAGCCTAAGGGAGTATGACCGCTTCAGCAGCAAGGTCAACCACGGTCGGGGACTGAG GAGGTTGAAAATTGAGGATTTTTTCCCCACCACCTTCCGCATGGacatgagagatgagagagaggcttTCTTTGCCCAGCAGGAAG GTAGGTGTGATGAGGAGACAAGCATGTGGATCTGTAAGCCCACGGGCCTCAACCAGGGGCGAGGCATCTTCCTCCTGAGGAGCCAGGAAGACGTCTCGGCCTTCAGACTCAAGCTGCAGAACATCGCAGAGAGCCAGTGCAACAGGACGCTGCCTTTTCGCTTGCCCCAGGCACGCATTGTGCAGCA GTATATCCAGAACCCTCTGCTCTTAAAGGGGAGAAAGTTTGATGTGCGCTCCTATTTCCTCATTGCCTGCACCTCACCCTACATGGTCTTTTTTCGCCATGGTTACGTGCGCTTGACCTGTGACCTTTATGACCCCAACTCCCCCAACCTCTCTTCCCATTTGACCAATCAG TACATGCAGAAGAAGAACCCTCTCTACAGCGTGCTGAAGGAGGAGACCGTCTGGTCCATGGATCGATTCAACACCTACGTCAATGACAAGCTCAGTGTTGCCAAGGGTCTGCCTAGGGACTGGGTGCTTGGCGCTTTCGCC AAGCGAATGCAGCAGATCATGATCCAGTGTTTCTTCGCTGTGAAAGCCAAGCTAGATCGTAAACTGGGGTACTTTGACCTGATTGGCTGTGATTTCATGATTGACGATGACTTTAAG GTGTGGCTGTTGGAGATGAACTGTaacccagccctccacaccaacTGTGAGGCCCTGAAGGAAGTGATTCCCAGTACTGTTGTGGAAACTTTGG ATCTGACTCTGGAGATCTTCAACAAGTGTCGCTGTGGAATGAAGCTGCTTCCACTGGCCAGTCAGAGGGACTTTGTGCTACTGTATGATGGCGAGACTGCCCATGTCCCTGTTCTCAGCCGTAGGAGCAAAACAGCAGTACCCCTCCAAGCCCAGCACCCAAAGAGTGCCTCCACCCAAATgcccttcaccaccagcaggacTCAGAAGACCGAGTCTGTAACATCAGTGTCTCGGGAGAAGTCAGTGAGTGAAAACACATTTTCTCCTGTAGCCATGACGGCTGTCTTGGTACCCCTGACTGGCACTGATGCCACTGACCATCCTGCCCCTGTCACTACACACAATGATCCATCCCTGCAGACCGGTCCCAACCGACCCACAGGCCCAGCAGGGGCCCCCAGACCCCATCCCACCCACAAACCCAGTCCTCGGCCCCTCAAGCCAGCCCAAGCTCGCGTGGAGCTCCGGCTCAGCAAGTGCACCTGGCAGCGGCGATCGGGGAACTCAGAACATCGCAAGCCCCCAGATCTCCTGTGGGTGAAGAATACCTTCATGTCCCTGTCCACCCCGGCTCTAACTGAGGGCTCACGCTTCTCTGTGAGACGCCTGCGGGCCACCAAAGCCTGCCACCCCGACCAGGAACAACCCTTCTGCTACTCCCTGAGGCCCACCCAGTTCCGCTTGGCCAAGCCCGGCACCAGCGGCCCCGTGTGGACAGACAAACAGGACAAGAAAGGggaacaggagggagggagggggcaggaGCCCGGTGTAGACACACAGAGTGCAGccaaggaagagaaagaggacaaAGAGCACAGGGAGGAGCTGTGA